A stretch of the Mycobacterium sp. ITM-2016-00317 genome encodes the following:
- the katG gene encoding catalase/peroxidase HPI, producing the protein MVTDTSDARPPHSDTKTASHSESENPVIDSPEPKAHGPLTNKDWWPEQVDVSVLHRQNEKGNPLGADFDYATEFAKLDLEAFKRDVIEVIQTSQDWWPADYGNYAGLFIRMSWHAAGTYRIFDGRGGAGQGAQRFAPLNSWPDNANLDKARRLLWPIKRKYGNKISWADLIAYAGNAALEQSGFETAGFAFGREDIWEPEEMLWGQEDTWLGTDKRYGGSNDKDRTLAEPFGATTMGLIYVNPEGPEGKPDPLAAAKDIRETFGRMAMNDEETAALIVGGHTLGKTHGAADVNVGPEPEGAPIEDQGLGWKCPFGTGKGPDTVTSGLEVIWTGSNSTWSNAFLENLYGNEWELTKSPAGAWQFEAKNAEATIPDPFGGPPRKPTMLVTDISMREDPIYGKITRRWLDHPEEMDEAFRKAWFKLMHRDMGPISRYLGPWIPEPQVWQDPVPAVDHELIDESDVAALKNAVLQSGLSVPQLIKTAWASASSFRGTDKRGGANGARIRLEPQRSWEANEPSELAKVLPVLEKIQQDFNASATGGKKVSLADVIVLAGNAAIEKAAKDAGYEISVHFAPGRTDASQESTDVDSFAVLEPRADGFRNYARPGEKTPLEQLLVDKAYFLDLTAPEMTALIGGLRVLNANHGGSKHGVFTDQPGVLSNDFFVNLLDMGTQWKPSELSENVYEGKDRVTGQPKWTATANDLVFGSNSVLRGIAEVYAQDDSKGKFVEDFVAAWVKVMNNDRFDLQ; encoded by the coding sequence ATTGTGACCGACACCTCCGACGCACGCCCACCCCATTCCGACACCAAGACCGCCAGTCACAGCGAATCCGAGAACCCGGTGATCGATTCACCGGAGCCCAAAGCGCATGGGCCACTGACCAATAAGGACTGGTGGCCCGAGCAGGTCGACGTCTCGGTGCTGCACAGGCAGAACGAGAAGGGCAACCCGCTCGGTGCCGACTTCGACTACGCGACCGAGTTCGCCAAGCTCGACCTCGAGGCGTTCAAGCGCGACGTCATCGAGGTCATCCAGACCTCCCAGGACTGGTGGCCGGCGGACTACGGCAACTACGCCGGCCTGTTCATCCGGATGAGCTGGCACGCCGCAGGCACCTACCGCATCTTCGACGGCCGTGGCGGCGCCGGGCAGGGCGCGCAGCGCTTCGCCCCGCTCAACAGCTGGCCGGACAACGCCAACCTCGACAAGGCGCGCCGGCTGCTGTGGCCGATCAAGCGCAAGTACGGCAACAAGATCTCCTGGGCCGACCTGATCGCCTACGCCGGCAACGCCGCGCTGGAGCAGTCCGGATTCGAGACCGCCGGCTTCGCGTTCGGCCGTGAGGACATCTGGGAGCCCGAGGAGATGCTCTGGGGCCAGGAGGACACCTGGCTGGGCACCGACAAGCGCTACGGCGGAAGCAACGACAAGGACCGCACGCTGGCCGAGCCGTTCGGCGCGACCACCATGGGTCTGATCTACGTCAATCCCGAAGGCCCCGAAGGCAAGCCGGATCCCCTGGCCGCCGCCAAGGACATCCGCGAGACCTTCGGCCGGATGGCGATGAACGACGAGGAGACCGCTGCGCTGATCGTCGGCGGCCACACGCTCGGCAAGACCCACGGTGCCGCCGATGTGAACGTCGGGCCGGAGCCCGAAGGCGCCCCCATCGAGGACCAGGGCCTGGGCTGGAAGTGCCCGTTCGGTACCGGCAAGGGGCCCGACACGGTCACCAGCGGTCTCGAGGTCATCTGGACCGGCTCCAACTCCACGTGGAGCAACGCGTTCCTGGAGAACCTGTACGGCAACGAGTGGGAGCTGACCAAGAGCCCCGCCGGCGCCTGGCAGTTCGAGGCCAAGAACGCCGAGGCCACCATCCCGGATCCGTTCGGGGGCCCGCCGCGTAAGCCCACGATGCTGGTCACCGACATCTCGATGCGGGAAGACCCGATCTACGGCAAGATCACGCGGCGCTGGCTCGATCATCCCGAGGAGATGGACGAGGCGTTCCGCAAGGCGTGGTTCAAGCTGATGCACCGCGACATGGGGCCGATCAGCCGCTACCTCGGACCGTGGATCCCCGAACCGCAGGTGTGGCAGGACCCGGTGCCGGCGGTCGACCACGAGCTGATCGACGAGTCCGACGTGGCCGCGCTGAAGAACGCAGTGCTGCAGTCGGGTCTGTCGGTGCCCCAGCTGATCAAGACCGCATGGGCGTCGGCCTCGAGCTTCCGGGGGACCGACAAGCGCGGCGGTGCCAACGGTGCGCGTATTCGCCTTGAGCCGCAGCGCAGCTGGGAGGCCAACGAGCCGTCCGAGCTGGCCAAGGTGTTGCCGGTGTTGGAGAAGATCCAGCAGGACTTCAACGCCTCGGCGACCGGCGGCAAGAAGGTCTCGCTGGCCGACGTCATCGTGCTGGCAGGCAACGCGGCGATCGAGAAGGCCGCCAAGGACGCCGGATACGAGATCTCCGTGCACTTCGCGCCGGGCCGCACCGACGCGTCGCAGGAGAGCACCGACGTCGATTCCTTCGCGGTGCTCGAGCCGCGTGCCGACGGTTTCCGCAACTACGCGCGGCCGGGGGAGAAGACCCCGCTCGAGCAGCTGCTGGTCGACAAGGCGTACTTCCTCGACCTGACCGCTCCCGAGATGACCGCGCTGATCGGCGGCCTGCGCGTGCTGAACGCCAACCACGGCGGCAGCAAGCACGGCGTGTTCACCGACCAGCCCGGTGTGCTGAGCAACGACTTCTTCGTCAACCTGCTCGACATGGGCACGCAGTGGAAGCCGTCGGAGCTGAGCGAGAACGTCTACGAGGGCAAGGACCGGGTCACCGGCCAGCCGAAATGGACTGCCACCGCGAACGATCTCGTGTTCGGCTCGAACTCGGTGTTGCGTGGCATCGCCGAGGTCTACGCCCAGGACGACAGCAAGGGCAAGTTCGTCGAGGATTTCGTCGCCGCCTGGGTCAAGGTCATGAACAACGACCGCTTCGACCTGCAGTAG
- a CDS encoding STAS domain-containing protein, which yields MIERSVVDVSVVASPGEATVLTVRGTLDSSTYREVRDSVIKAALAEPTAVVVDVTELRVPAHSAWTVFTSARWHVSTWPDIPVMLVCADGNGRASIKRSGATRYVPVYADADSARAAVSAPQRIRKRASAELEAGGDSPAQTRRLVTRWLTAWGLSEMIPTASTVATVFVENVLEHTASRPRLIVETSDGGVTVAVSDDSQSAAARHEDPDSGAHTVSGLAIVAVLSRSWGSTPTANGKTVWAVLGPENRL from the coding sequence ATGATCGAACGTAGCGTTGTGGACGTCTCAGTGGTGGCATCGCCCGGCGAGGCCACCGTGCTGACGGTCCGCGGCACACTCGACAGTTCCACCTACCGGGAAGTGCGCGACAGCGTCATCAAAGCCGCCCTGGCCGAACCGACGGCGGTGGTCGTCGACGTCACCGAATTGCGGGTTCCGGCCCACAGCGCGTGGACCGTGTTCACCAGCGCGCGATGGCATGTCAGTACCTGGCCCGACATCCCCGTCATGCTGGTCTGCGCCGACGGCAACGGGCGTGCGTCGATCAAGCGCTCCGGTGCGACTCGCTACGTTCCGGTGTACGCCGACGCAGACAGCGCACGGGCCGCGGTCAGCGCTCCGCAACGGATACGCAAACGCGCATCCGCTGAGCTCGAGGCGGGCGGGGACAGCCCCGCACAGACCCGGAGGCTCGTTACCCGCTGGCTGACAGCCTGGGGGCTGTCCGAGATGATTCCGACGGCGTCCACGGTGGCGACCGTCTTCGTCGAGAACGTGCTGGAGCACACCGCCAGCCGTCCCCGGCTGATCGTGGAGACCTCCGACGGCGGAGTGACCGTCGCGGTCAGCGACGACTCGCAATCCGCAGCTGCCCGCCATGAGGATCCCGACTCCGGCGCCCACACCGTCTCCGGACTGGCGATCGTCGCCGTGCTGAGCCGGTCGTGGGGCTCAACTCCGACGGCGAACGGGAAGACGGTGTGGGCGGTACTCGGACCCGAGAACCGGCTCTGA
- a CDS encoding chemotaxis protein CheB, protein MGNTVCVTGARDDKFRGVVAVGGSAGGVEALTKTASGLPADLPYAVLMALHLPANGPSVLAQIIDRAGPLPAVSAEAGTELEPGHIYVAIPGRHLLTQDHRIVLSNGPSENGHRPALNALFRSVALAFGPRAVGILLSGVLDDGVLGLAAIRARGGTTLCQSPDDALFPAMPSNALRAGVVDRTTRAADIGLVLCELASQDRPHRNTLPEPYMEIENHIAMTQSFSADVGLETFGPPSGFTCPDCNGSLQTVLDGYFRCHIGHAWSADALLSARDREVQNALLVAVRSLQEKSRLARQLADKAVSDAVRHRYAALAAETDKALAVLRERMTLVETAVAEKDG, encoded by the coding sequence ATGGGTAACACTGTCTGCGTGACTGGCGCGCGCGATGACAAGTTCCGCGGAGTGGTGGCCGTGGGCGGCTCCGCCGGCGGCGTCGAAGCGCTGACGAAGACGGCATCGGGGCTGCCGGCCGACCTGCCCTACGCCGTGCTGATGGCGCTGCATCTCCCCGCGAACGGGCCCAGCGTGCTGGCGCAGATCATCGATCGCGCTGGCCCGTTGCCCGCGGTCAGCGCCGAGGCCGGCACGGAACTGGAGCCCGGGCACATCTATGTCGCCATACCGGGCCGACACCTGCTCACCCAGGATCACCGGATCGTGCTGTCGAATGGTCCCAGTGAGAATGGGCACCGACCTGCACTCAACGCGCTGTTCCGCTCGGTGGCCCTGGCCTTCGGGCCGCGGGCGGTCGGGATACTTCTGTCCGGGGTCCTCGACGACGGGGTGCTCGGGCTCGCCGCGATCCGCGCCCGCGGCGGCACGACGCTGTGCCAGTCCCCCGACGATGCGCTGTTTCCCGCGATGCCGTCCAACGCGCTACGCGCGGGTGTGGTGGACCGCACGACGCGCGCCGCCGACATCGGGCTCGTCCTCTGCGAACTGGCGTCGCAGGACCGCCCACACCGCAACACGCTTCCGGAACCGTACATGGAGATCGAGAACCACATCGCCATGACGCAGTCGTTCTCGGCCGATGTGGGCCTTGAGACTTTCGGGCCGCCATCGGGTTTCACGTGCCCGGATTGCAACGGATCCCTTCAGACCGTGCTCGACGGGTATTTCCGGTGCCACATCGGGCACGCCTGGAGTGCCGACGCGCTGCTGTCGGCCCGCGACCGAGAAGTGCAGAACGCGCTACTGGTCGCGGTGCGCAGCCTGCAGGAGAAGTCGCGTCTGGCGCGCCAGCTCGCCGACAAGGCCGTCTCGGACGCGGTGCGCCACCGGTATGCGGCGCTGGCGGCCGAAACCGACAAGGCACTGGCTGTGCTCCGCGAGCGCATGACACTCGTCGAGACCGCGGTCGCTGAGAAGGACGGCTGA
- a CDS encoding glycosyltransferase: MPGDGLVTGGYDLFGLAEALAGRGHEVRLFTVTPESSQLSPGGVAVESLPVDAGGSTQRPQDLMPLIGEMARHLIDAFDETPPDVVHCHGWAYGMAAQLAAKRRPVPTVQAFSALGAVNRRFRDDGAADTSIKIESLLARNATAVTVACTDDMQEIIRLGCPRANVSVLPPGVEVDVTAEEIVSRGAETSRRIVAVARDFSPQHGLAQVLRVLPALGADLVLVATDGDDGQHCTELADLARELRVERRVRIVTSAQRDTLTAVFRSADVVVVPSLYEPCCDTVLLAMSCGAPIVATSVGGARDAVIADVTGLLVPPGRLDALGRALRSILGQTVLRQGMGLAGRSRARSRYCWDRIATDAEVVYESVARREHAHMH, encoded by the coding sequence ATGCCGGGTGACGGATTGGTCACCGGGGGATATGACCTCTTCGGCCTGGCCGAGGCGCTGGCGGGCCGCGGCCACGAAGTGCGCTTGTTCACCGTGACCCCGGAGTCGTCACAGCTGAGCCCCGGCGGCGTCGCCGTGGAATCGCTTCCCGTGGACGCCGGCGGTTCAACCCAACGTCCCCAGGACCTCATGCCGTTGATCGGCGAGATGGCCCGCCATCTCATCGACGCCTTCGACGAGACACCGCCCGATGTCGTGCACTGCCACGGCTGGGCCTACGGAATGGCCGCTCAGTTGGCAGCGAAGCGGCGGCCGGTGCCCACGGTGCAAGCCTTCAGCGCCCTCGGAGCGGTGAACCGCCGGTTCCGCGACGACGGTGCCGCCGACACGTCGATCAAGATCGAGTCCCTGCTGGCGCGCAACGCCACCGCGGTGACGGTTGCCTGCACTGACGACATGCAGGAGATCATCCGCCTCGGCTGTCCACGCGCGAACGTGTCGGTGCTGCCGCCCGGAGTCGAGGTCGACGTCACCGCGGAGGAGATCGTGTCGCGCGGTGCGGAGACATCGCGCCGAATCGTGGCCGTCGCCCGCGACTTCTCCCCACAGCACGGCCTGGCGCAGGTGCTCAGAGTGCTTCCCGCGCTCGGCGCGGACCTCGTGCTGGTCGCCACCGACGGCGACGACGGACAGCACTGCACTGAGCTCGCGGACCTGGCGCGCGAGCTCCGGGTGGAGCGGCGTGTGCGCATCGTCACCAGTGCCCAGCGTGACACCCTGACCGCGGTGTTCCGGTCCGCCGACGTGGTCGTGGTGCCGTCGCTGTATGAACCCTGCTGCGACACGGTGCTGCTGGCGATGTCCTGTGGGGCCCCTATCGTGGCGACCTCGGTCGGCGGGGCCCGCGATGCCGTCATCGCCGATGTGACGGGACTGTTGGTGCCTCCGGGTCGGCTCGACGCCCTCGGTCGCGCGCTGCGGTCGATTCTGGGTCAGACGGTGCTGCGCCAGGGCATGGGACTGGCCGGCCGGTCGAGGGCGCGCTCGCGCTACTGCTGGGACCGCATCGCCACCGATGCGGAGGTGGTCTACGAGTCAGTAGCCCGCCGCGAACACGCACACATGCACTGA
- a CDS encoding glycosyltransferase yields the protein MWHVHGSWTESFVAGDHHYLIPVNETRDQNGRGTAGRDWPSACEIDAAELSTADVDLVVLQRPHEVELAEHWLGRRPGIDVPAVYVEHNAPRPHPVDSVHPIAARTDIPLVHVTEFNRLMWDNGSAPTYVIDHGVADHGRLYQAEIPAAATMINEPVRRWRTVGADLLTPLSRYAPIDVWGMGTTDMNADVRVAERVTGRGDVSGHGVLQSVSRRCVYLHTARWTSLGLSLLEAMSAGMPVVAVAATMAPLAVPSDAGVVSADVTVLGEALEHFITNREAAEIAGKAAREFVLAHFGLTRFLGAWDRFIQEVC from the coding sequence ATATGGCACGTCCATGGATCGTGGACGGAGTCTTTCGTGGCGGGCGACCACCACTACCTGATCCCGGTGAACGAGACCCGCGACCAGAACGGTCGGGGCACAGCCGGGAGGGACTGGCCCTCCGCGTGTGAGATCGACGCTGCAGAACTGTCCACCGCCGACGTCGATCTCGTCGTGCTGCAACGTCCGCACGAAGTCGAGCTGGCCGAGCACTGGCTGGGACGGCGGCCGGGCATCGACGTGCCGGCCGTGTACGTCGAGCACAATGCGCCCCGGCCCCACCCCGTCGACAGCGTGCACCCGATCGCCGCACGCACCGACATCCCGCTGGTTCACGTCACCGAATTCAACCGCCTGATGTGGGACAACGGCTCAGCGCCCACTTACGTCATCGATCACGGCGTGGCTGACCACGGCCGCCTCTACCAGGCGGAGATCCCGGCAGCCGCAACGATGATCAACGAGCCGGTCCGGCGCTGGCGAACGGTCGGTGCCGACCTGCTGACGCCGTTGAGCCGGTATGCGCCGATCGACGTCTGGGGGATGGGCACGACCGACATGAACGCCGACGTTCGGGTCGCCGAGCGCGTGACCGGCCGCGGCGATGTGTCCGGGCACGGGGTGCTGCAGTCGGTGTCCCGCCGCTGTGTGTACCTGCACACCGCGCGGTGGACATCGCTGGGTCTGTCCCTGCTCGAGGCCATGAGCGCCGGCATGCCGGTTGTCGCGGTGGCGGCAACGATGGCGCCGCTGGCAGTGCCCTCCGATGCCGGGGTGGTCAGCGCCGACGTCACCGTGCTGGGAGAAGCGCTCGAGCACTTCATCACCAACAGGGAGGCCGCCGAAATCGCAGGCAAGGCCGCACGTGAGTTCGTGCTGGCGCACTTCGGGCTCACACGCTTTCTCGGCGCCTGGGACCGGTTCATCCAGGAGGTTTGTTGA
- a CDS encoding glycosyltransferase: MEIAMVSEHASPLAFLGGVDAGGQNVAVAELSSALAAQGHRVVVYTRRDDPDLPDRVDTERGFTVIHVPAGPARPVPKDELPQYMPEFGDYLAECWKRWRPQVAHAHFWMSGLATRAAAGRHGIPVVQTFHALGVVKRRHQGADDTSPEDRIRLESALARGVDWVAATCTDEVSELRRMGRDHYRVSVVPCGVDPGEFTDTGPAATRGRLHRIVSVGRLVPRKGFDTVIAAMPHMPTAELVIVGGPDKSELDSDPEAQRLLGVAASNGVADRVHLIGAISREEMPMLLRSADVVAATPWYEPFGIVPLEAMACGVPVVASAVGGMLDTVVPGVTGTLIPAHSADRCADAIAPILWNRELRTRLGRAGRDRVHELYTWDRVARDTAAIYGRLTESAR, encoded by the coding sequence CTGGAGATCGCCATGGTCTCGGAACACGCCAGCCCACTGGCTTTCCTCGGGGGTGTCGACGCCGGCGGCCAGAACGTCGCCGTCGCCGAGCTGTCCTCGGCACTGGCCGCACAGGGCCACCGCGTGGTGGTCTACACCCGGCGCGATGATCCCGACCTTCCCGACCGGGTGGACACCGAACGGGGCTTCACAGTCATCCACGTTCCTGCCGGACCGGCTCGTCCGGTTCCCAAAGATGAACTGCCCCAATATATGCCGGAGTTCGGTGATTACCTCGCCGAGTGCTGGAAGCGATGGCGTCCGCAGGTGGCCCACGCCCATTTCTGGATGTCGGGGCTGGCCACCAGAGCGGCCGCAGGACGCCACGGAATCCCCGTGGTGCAGACTTTCCACGCCCTCGGCGTGGTCAAACGCCGGCACCAGGGAGCCGACGACACCAGTCCCGAGGACCGGATCCGGTTGGAGTCCGCACTGGCCCGCGGCGTCGACTGGGTGGCCGCCACCTGCACCGACGAAGTCTCCGAACTGCGCCGAATGGGCCGGGATCATTACCGGGTGTCGGTGGTGCCGTGCGGCGTGGATCCAGGTGAGTTCACCGACACCGGCCCGGCTGCCACCCGCGGCAGACTGCACCGAATCGTGTCGGTCGGCAGGTTGGTGCCGCGCAAAGGATTCGACACCGTCATCGCGGCGATGCCACACATGCCGACCGCGGAGCTGGTGATCGTCGGCGGTCCCGACAAATCCGAACTCGACAGTGACCCCGAGGCGCAGCGGCTGCTGGGTGTGGCGGCGAGCAACGGGGTGGCCGACAGGGTGCATCTGATCGGGGCGATCAGCCGCGAGGAGATGCCGATGCTGTTGCGGTCGGCAGACGTCGTGGCCGCCACGCCGTGGTACGAGCCGTTCGGAATCGTGCCGCTGGAGGCGATGGCGTGCGGGGTGCCGGTCGTCGCGTCGGCGGTCGGCGGGATGCTGGACACCGTGGTGCCGGGCGTGACCGGCACGCTGATCCCGGCGCATTCGGCGGACCGGTGCGCCGACGCCATCGCCCCGATCCTGTGGAACCGGGAGCTGCGCACCCGGCTCGGCCGGGCGGGCCGGGACCGGGTGCATGAGCTCTACACCTGGGACCGCGTGGCGCGGGACACGGCCGCCATCTACGGCCGGCTCACGGAGTCGGCGAGATGA
- a CDS encoding glycosyltransferase, whose amino-acid sequence MPAGSRTSFVIASRNRSEELAAVLRLLLDTTQSPIILVDNASRDDSVAVANHIAAGSGRRLTVIELPDNLGAVGRNVGVAHCSTPYVAFCDDDSWWEPDAPAIAEEVFDAHPSVAVLAGRTLVWPDMREDPIVAELADSPLGRDPALPGPSILGFQACSAMVRKSAFQAVGGFSPILHFRGEEQLLAVDLATIGWDLCFCDRLTAYHRPSALRAPSSAEQARVLRNTVLTAWLRRPLRRCVQSSADFAWAAARDRAHAAALAEALRAVPAVISARHRLPAPVERAVRTLETS is encoded by the coding sequence ATGCCAGCGGGTTCCCGCACCTCGTTCGTGATCGCCAGCCGGAACCGCTCCGAAGAGCTCGCCGCGGTGCTGCGATTGTTACTCGACACCACACAATCCCCGATCATCTTGGTGGACAATGCTTCTCGCGATGACTCGGTTGCCGTGGCCAACCACATCGCGGCCGGCTCGGGACGGCGGCTGACCGTCATCGAGCTGCCCGACAACCTCGGTGCGGTGGGCCGCAATGTCGGGGTGGCGCACTGCTCGACCCCGTATGTGGCGTTCTGCGACGACGACTCGTGGTGGGAGCCGGACGCCCCTGCGATCGCCGAGGAGGTCTTCGACGCGCATCCGTCGGTCGCGGTGCTCGCCGGCCGCACGCTCGTCTGGCCCGACATGCGCGAGGATCCCATCGTCGCCGAGCTGGCCGACAGCCCGCTGGGACGGGATCCGGCGCTGCCCGGCCCGTCCATACTGGGTTTCCAGGCCTGCTCGGCGATGGTCCGGAAGTCGGCCTTCCAGGCCGTCGGCGGTTTCTCGCCCATCCTGCACTTCCGCGGCGAGGAGCAACTCCTGGCGGTCGACCTGGCCACCATCGGGTGGGACCTGTGCTTCTGCGACCGGTTGACGGCATACCACCGCCCGTCGGCGCTGCGCGCGCCGAGTTCGGCCGAGCAGGCACGGGTGCTTCGGAATACCGTGCTGACCGCCTGGCTGCGGCGCCCACTGCGCCGATGTGTGCAGTCCTCGGCCGATTTCGCCTGGGCCGCCGCCCGCGACCGTGCCCACGCGGCCGCACTCGCCGAGGCGTTGCGCGCGGTCCCCGCAGTCATCTCGGCGCGCCACCGCCTGCCCGCTCCCGTGGAGCGGGCGGTCCGCACGCTGGAGACGAGCTGA
- a CDS encoding UDP-glucuronic acid decarboxylase family protein, whose product MASGATREVPAQTRFGRVLVTGGAGFLGRHLCAALVRAGAEVICVDNLSTSPKGADPDPDVVFVHHDVTLPLPEPWRHTRFDTVFHLACPASPPDYLRLPLATLRTGALGTAEVLDVADRHGARIVLASTSEVYGDPLQHPQCETYWGNVNPIGPRSVYDEAKRYAEALAFAYRRERGTDIGVARIFNTYGPGMRPDDGRMVPAFCGQALRGEPLTVAGDGTQTRSLCYVDDTIAGLIALGASDFCGPVNLGNPVELPVLRCAEIIRDLVGAQVPIEHRPAAADDPQRRCPDITVARERLGWSPNIGYLDGLSATVDWFRSVLAPMSAPRV is encoded by the coding sequence ATGGCCAGTGGTGCTACCCGTGAGGTACCGGCACAAACCCGGTTCGGCCGAGTGCTGGTCACCGGCGGAGCCGGCTTCCTGGGCAGGCACCTGTGCGCGGCACTGGTCCGGGCCGGCGCCGAGGTGATCTGCGTGGACAACCTGTCCACCAGCCCCAAGGGGGCCGACCCCGACCCCGATGTCGTGTTCGTCCACCACGACGTCACCCTCCCGCTGCCCGAACCGTGGCGGCACACGCGATTCGACACGGTCTTCCATCTGGCCTGTCCGGCCTCGCCGCCGGACTATCTGCGGTTGCCGCTGGCCACCCTGCGGACCGGCGCGCTGGGCACCGCCGAGGTGCTGGATGTGGCCGACCGGCACGGCGCCCGCATCGTGCTCGCCTCGACCAGTGAGGTCTACGGTGACCCCCTTCAGCACCCGCAATGCGAAACCTATTGGGGCAACGTCAATCCCATTGGACCGCGTAGCGTCTACGACGAGGCCAAGCGGTATGCCGAGGCGTTGGCGTTCGCGTACCGCAGGGAGCGTGGCACCGACATCGGGGTGGCCCGCATCTTCAACACCTACGGGCCCGGTATGCGCCCGGACGACGGCCGGATGGTGCCGGCGTTCTGCGGGCAGGCGCTGCGCGGCGAGCCACTGACGGTTGCCGGGGACGGCACCCAGACCCGCTCGCTGTGTTACGTCGACGACACGATCGCCGGTCTGATCGCGTTGGGCGCGAGCGACTTCTGTGGCCCGGTGAACCTCGGCAACCCGGTGGAGTTGCCCGTGCTGCGTTGCGCCGAGATCATCCGCGACCTCGTCGGCGCACAGGTGCCGATCGAGCACCGGCCCGCCGCCGCCGACGATCCGCAGCGCCGGTGCCCGGACATCACCGTGGCCCGGGAGCGTCTGGGCTGGTCACCGAACATCGGCTACCTCGACGGGCTGTCCGCCACCGTGGACTGGTTCCGGTCTGTCCTGGCGCCGATGTCCGCACCGCGAGTCTAG
- a CDS encoding carbamoyltransferase C-terminal domain-containing protein has product MRILGVNAVFHDPAAALVVDGQIVAAAEEERFSRRKHGKQAVPFSTWELPVAAARWCLEEAGLAPGDLDAVGYSYQPALMDGDAGQTEGLDRDWEYLRTMYAQRAPRFLATALPGLDPAVVHHVRHHVAHAASTALASPHPDTAVLVVDGRGERTSMLAGVYRDQKLDVLAGQPLPHSLGLLYESLTEHLGFARSSDEYKVMAMGSYGRPRFADQLRQKVYACGDGGFRTEPVDWTRFAPPRTPTAKESMSALARPEPVYADLACSVQRVVEEVLLDLVGWLRGRVDGDSICLAGGVALNCVANSRIYAESGFDRVWIQPAAGDAGTALGAALALAAEAGDPIAPMPSAQLGRGWTDEQIGAVLDRAAVPYERPADLAAAVGDALAADQLIGWFQGRSEFGPRALGGRSLLADPRSVANLERLNDVKGREQFRPVAPMVLADRAGEIFGRGPLPSRYMLFVHDVAEDWRARIPAVTHVDGTARVQTVDESQPLLHATIARFAAHTGVPVVVNTSFNTAGRPMVDSPQDALECFGSSPIDVLAIGPYLVRRPR; this is encoded by the coding sequence ATGCGAATTCTGGGCGTCAACGCCGTCTTCCACGATCCGGCTGCCGCGCTGGTCGTCGACGGTCAGATCGTGGCCGCCGCCGAAGAGGAACGCTTCTCGCGGCGCAAGCACGGCAAGCAGGCGGTGCCGTTCTCCACCTGGGAACTCCCGGTCGCCGCCGCCAGGTGGTGCCTGGAGGAGGCGGGTCTGGCCCCCGGCGACCTCGACGCGGTCGGCTACTCCTACCAGCCCGCGCTGATGGACGGCGACGCCGGGCAGACCGAAGGGCTCGACCGGGACTGGGAGTATCTGCGCACGATGTACGCCCAGCGGGCGCCGCGGTTCCTGGCCACCGCGTTGCCGGGCCTGGACCCGGCTGTGGTGCACCACGTTCGCCACCATGTTGCGCACGCCGCGTCCACCGCGCTGGCCTCACCGCATCCCGACACCGCGGTGCTGGTGGTCGACGGGCGGGGCGAGCGCACCTCGATGCTGGCCGGCGTCTACCGCGACCAGAAGCTCGACGTGCTGGCCGGCCAACCGTTGCCGCATTCGCTCGGTCTGCTCTATGAAAGCCTCACCGAACATCTGGGATTCGCGCGCTCCAGCGACGAGTACAAGGTGATGGCGATGGGCTCCTACGGCAGGCCGCGATTCGCCGACCAATTGCGCCAGAAGGTCTATGCGTGCGGCGACGGAGGGTTCCGCACCGAGCCCGTCGACTGGACCCGGTTCGCGCCACCACGGACACCGACAGCCAAGGAGTCCATGTCCGCGCTGGCCCGCCCAGAACCGGTCTACGCCGACCTCGCCTGCAGCGTGCAGCGCGTGGTCGAGGAGGTCCTGCTCGACCTCGTCGGCTGGCTGCGCGGCCGGGTCGACGGTGACAGCATCTGCCTGGCCGGCGGCGTCGCGCTGAATTGCGTTGCCAACTCCCGCATCTACGCCGAGAGCGGATTCGACCGGGTGTGGATCCAGCCGGCGGCTGGCGATGCCGGGACTGCGCTGGGCGCCGCGCTCGCGCTGGCTGCCGAGGCCGGCGACCCGATCGCACCGATGCCGTCGGCGCAGCTGGGACGGGGCTGGACCGACGAGCAGATCGGTGCGGTGCTCGACCGGGCCGCCGTGCCCTACGAACGGCCAGCCGACCTGGCCGCGGCGGTCGGGGACGCGCTGGCCGCCGATCAGCTGATCGGATGGTTCCAGGGTCGTTCGGAGTTCGGGCCGCGCGCCCTGGGCGGAAGGTCCCTGCTGGCCGATCCGCGCAGCGTGGCCAACCTGGAGCGGCTCAACGACGTCAAGGGCCGCGAGCAGTTCCGTCCGGTGGCCCCGATGGTGCTGGCCGACCGCGCCGGCGAGATCTTCGGCCGCGGCCCGCTGCCGAGCCGCTACATGTTGTTCGTCCACGACGTCGCCGAGGACTGGCGGGCCCGCATTCCGGCGGTCACCCATGTCGACGGGACCGCCCGCGTCCAGACCGTCGACGAAAGCCAGCCTCTGCTGCACGCCACCATCGCCAGATTCGCCGCACACACCGGGGTGCCGGTGGTGGTGAACACCAGCTTCAACACCGCGGGCCGGCCCATGGTGGACAGCCCGCAGGACGCCCTCGAGTGCTTCGGCAGCTCACCGATCGACGTGCTCGCGATCGGCCCCTACCTGGTGCGGCGGCCGCGATGA